A stretch of the Nicotiana tabacum cultivar K326 chromosome 6, ASM71507v2, whole genome shotgun sequence genome encodes the following:
- the LOC107785683 gene encoding inositol-tetrakisphosphate 1-kinase 2-like — MSESLAGERFRIGYALAPRSVSSFIQDSLLIHAKEHGVDLIPIDLDKPLVEQGPFDSVFHKLYDSEWKKQLEEFSLKNPTSIIVDPIESIEKLHNRVSMLDVVSQLKMENLGIPQQAFVNSNDSELSLHDVVAREGLKFPIIAKAMLANATADAHQMYLVLNQDGLNGIKPPIVLQEFVNHGGVIFKVYVAGDHVKCVKRKSLADITEEKMGNSESLIPFSMISYFADQEQSDESLAKMMEAAEMPPMGFINEVSNQLRNAMNLHLFNYDMIRDNRVENQYLIIDINYFPGYAKVPEYETMLTPCFLDLAQEKRSRETGNLEKESKTHETDSNGQNKTHETDSNGHNIS, encoded by the coding sequence ATGTCTGAATCTTTAGCTGGAGAGAGATTTCGAATTGGTTACGCTCTTGCACCTAGAAGCGTCAGCAGCTTTATCCAAGATTCTCTCCTCATTCACGCAAAAGAACATGGCGTTGATCTCATTCCTATCGATCTCGACAAACCATTGGTCGAACAAGGTCCGTTTGATTCTGTTTTTCACAAACTCTATGACTCAGAGTGGAAGAAACAGTTGGAAGAATTCTCCCTCAAAAACCCAACTTCCATAATCGTCGACCCGATTGAATCTATCGAGAAGCTACACAATCGAGTATCCATGCTCGACGTAGTCAGTCAATTGAAAATGGAGAATCTTGGTATTCCGCAGCAAGCTTTCGTTAATTCAAACGATTCTGAATTATCATTGCATGACGTTGTCGCTCGTGAGGGGTTGAAATTTCCCATAATTGCAAAGGCGATGCTCGCAAATGCAACAGCTGACGCTCACCAGATGTATTTAGTATTAAACCAAGACGGATTAAACGGAATTAAACCACCAATTGTATTACAGGAATTCGTGAACCACGGGGGAGTTATATTCAAGGTTTACGTAGCTGGGGATCACGTGAAATGTGTTAAAAGGAAGTCGTTGGCTGATATAACAGAGGAGAAAATGGGAAATTCAGAGAGTTTAATTCCTTTTTCTATGATATCTTATTTTGCTGATCAAGAACAGAGTGATGAGAGTCTTGCTAAAATGATGGAAGCCGCTGAGATGCCTCCTATGGGATTCATAAATGAAGTGTCTAATCAACTGAGGAATGCTATGAATCTGCATCTATTTAACTATGATATGATAAGGGATAATAGAGTTGAAAATCAATATCTTATTATTGATATTAATTACTTCCCTGGTTATGCTAAAGTGCCTGAATATGAAACTATGTTGACCCCTTGTTTTCTTGATCTTGCACAAGAGAAGCGAAGCAGAGAGACTGGTAATTTGGAGAAGGAGAGTAAGACTCACGAGACAGATTCTAATGGTCAGAATAAGACTCATGAGACAGATTCTAATGGTCACAATATTTCCTAG